Genomic window (Arachis hypogaea cultivar Tifrunner chromosome 13, arahy.Tifrunner.gnm2.J5K5, whole genome shotgun sequence):
taaaGAGGTGCAAATTGGGCTATTATAAATATTTACAACTTTGGATAACATTAAAGCTAATAAGAATGAATTCAGATATTTGTAAATGTGTAATATAAgctattataaatattttcaaattcataagaaTGGATTTGAATAGCATTGAAGAAGGTCTGTTGAGTGTAGTAATTGATGCTCATACAGAGAATATATTGCAGGTAATTGGTGATGATAATTATTGAGAGTTAGTGattataattacttaattagtaAAGAGAATGATGGTAATCATAGTTATTTCCAAAAGCATTATGAACATAATTAGTATGATAatgttaaaaagataaaaaaaataataagaatttctcttgtttaatatttattaattgttataagacaaattttaattgtttttgactttttttttcaaatattttctattGATATCTATACAAGAATGCTTTGAGCTTACATGCTAAAATTATAGCAATAATattttaggctgcgtttgtttgtAAAAAAAGAGTAAGATAAGACATTGAGAAAAAGATATAAAGACATAAAATTTTgtgtttatgtattttatttgatgataaattagaataaattataaaaatttaataaaaataataaaaaaataaaaaataaattatgtcccGTATCTCATTGTTCTATCCCTCAAAACAAAGGCAGATTAGAGACAATGAAAAATGTGAATGTACATTACCGAATTGTAAAATATAGTTTGTCAATTGCTGGTATTAATTCGTATATAATATAAAGATTTAAAATGATTTTCTTTTTACTTAAACTTAAATTAAAATGAGTATTTTAAAAGAGAAAGCAAAGAGTGCAGAGTGCAGTAGTGTGTAGTGTCTGAGCAAAAGTGTagaagagaaggaaaaagaaggaaTGATGAAGAGAAGAAGTGACTGATATCATTCGTTCGAAGCTAACACCAAAAAAAACCAAGCTTTCCCTTTGGATCCCAAAAAAGTAATCCTTTTTCCCACACCCCACTTTCTCTCTTCCCAAACACACCccattttcatttcattttctttttttctttttgccccCTCTCTACTCTCTCTACCCCTTCATAAAACGTGACAAGCACAAAACACACAGAGAGCTTCAGAGAAAGAGATAGCTCCtcacattttcttttcttcttctgctgcttcttttgtttttcttttttatttttttcctaagcagcattgtgtttttttttttgttttttcaccaATGGGAGCTCGTTGCTCTAAATTCTCTCTCTGTTGGTGGCCTTCACACATCAAATCAAACCTTCACGACTTATCTGATAATGGTGAcccttttcattttcattttatttttatgtaactTTAGTTGTCACTTTCTACCATCACaagtagaataagaaaagaagctAATTTGAGCTTAAAGTTGAGGTTTTTAATATGGATTCATATCTCTCTCTGTGTGTATGCAGATGACGGGGGCAAGAATGAGAAGGATCAATGGGTTGGATTCAATGAGTACACGTGGGATCAGCTTAAGGTTGCAACTTCAGGTTTCTCACCAGAGAACATTGTCTCAGAACATGGAGAGAAAGCTCCCAATGTTGTTTACAAAGGAAGGCTTGAAGATGATAGGTTGGTTGCTGTGAAGCGCTTCAACAAATCAGCTTGGCCTGATTCGAGACAATTTCTAGTTAGTGTCttgcttcttcttttgattttgactTTTTGGAATGTGTTGAGTTTGTGTGTGTAGCtttatgtttctttgtttatttggAGTGGTTTTTAGGAGGAAGCAAGAGCAGTGGGGCAGTTAAGGAATGAAAGATTAGCTAACTTGGTTGGATGCTGCTGTGAAGGAGAAGAGAGGTTGCTTGTTGCAGAGTTCATGCCACATGAAACTCTCTCCAAACATCTCTTCCACTGTGAGTTTCCATTTGTTGGTTTATGTGCCTTGCTATCAAAAGGAGTAAAGATCTAATTTTGTTGTCATTATTGATTGAACTGTATTTTGCCCTGTCTTTACCATGTtcattttacttatttatttgtgAAGTATTTGTTCCCTTTATGTGATCCGTTGATTGTGGGATATGTGTGAACTTCTCTGGCAGGGGAGACACAGCCCATGAAATGGGCAATGAGGTTGAGGGTGGCATTGTATTTGGCACAAGCATTGGATTACTGCAGCAGTCGAGGAAGAGCATTGTATCATGATCTTAATGCTTATAGAATCTTGTTTGATGAGGTACTTTAGCTTTTAAAGCCATGTTTTGTGCTTCCTTTTGTTTGGTTTTGTGGACCATATCTTATATTGTTGCAATGGTGGACAGGATGCCAACCCCAGGCTCTCTTGTTTTGGACTCATGAAAAACAGTAGAGACGGCCGAAGCTATAGCACAAATTTAGCCTTCACTCCTCCGGAGTACTTGAGGACCGGTAATAAATAACTAATTCAACGACAAAAATCTTAGCCTTTAATTTGATATAGAACTGTTTTAGTAGTTAAAAGCATTACCACTTATTTCAATTTCTTCTACTGATCCAAAGCATGTTTGAAATTCGGCAGGAAGAATCACCCCTGAAAGTGTAGTATACAGTTTTGGCACACTTTTGCTTGATCTTCTGAGTGGAAAGCATATTCCACCCAGTCATGTAAACTCCCTCCTTGAACATTTATTCTCTTCTTTATAATTTAAGGTTGTATTTGTTCAGTGAGCCTTTGGCCTGTACAAACTGAACAAATGCTTGTACCTTAATAACATAAATGATGGTTTGGCTTAACATGATCAAATCATTGCTATATAACTCAGATTCAATAGGTAACATAATGCTTTTTATGTGCAGGCACTTGACCTTATACGCGGCAAAAATTTTTCCTTGCTGATGGACTCTTGTTTAGAAGGTCATTTTTCGAACGATGATGGAACTGAGATAGTGAGATTGGCTTCGCGTTGTCTACAATATGAACCTCGTGAGAGACCAAATGCAAAGTCACTTGTGACCGCTCTAACTCCTCTTCAGAAAGAAACTTCAGTATTCTCTATCTTTCACTCATTGACTTTCTTCATTGAAGACAGTTGGGAGCACCGGAACATATTTAGTATTTTGTTTATGGCTGTGGTATTTTGCAGGTACTGTCGTATGTTTTGATGGGCATACCAGATGGGAATGTATCATCAAAGGAAACAGTTTCTTTGACACCTTTTGGTGAAGCTTGTTCAAGAAGAGATCTCACTGCTATACATGAAATTTTGGATAAGGTGGGGTACAAGGATGATGAAGATGTTGCAAACGAGGTATCCTATTGTTCTCTAGATTTCCTTCTAATTTGGACCTTTCTTAAGAGAATTCTGTTATAGGCTACACTTACTTTTTTTGTCTATGGAGAATTTTATATTCTGCTTGTATGCTGGATGCCAAATGAGCTAGGACTAGTTTTTTTACCACTCAATTTTCCAATATTTCCAAGTGTAGACCTTTTGAGTTTCTCTCTTAAAAGTTTTTGTGTTGAATTTTATAACAAGATATTCCGATAACCTTCCGTAACCTTGTGTTATATTGGTATCTGTGCAACTTTATATTTTATCGCAGCTTTCCTTCCAAATGTGGACAAATCAAATACAGGAAACACTGAATTCTAAGAACCTTGGAGATACTGCTTTTCGTGCTAGAGACTTCTCCACAGCCATTGACTACTACACACAAGTAAGTTAGCTTGAAGTTCTTGGAAGAGAAGTCCATTGTAAATCACCAAAACAACATTCATAcattaaccaaaaaaaaagagaaagaaaggtgAAGTTTAAAGTTTAACGCTTTGGTATTACCTATAATCCTATGAAATTTTAAGTTGATGGACAGTTGAATATATCCATGTTTTGCAAGTTGCAATTAGAGGATTGAATTTCCAGAATAAGTCAATTATTCACAATGCATTATGTAACTATAGTACTATACTTTCTTTTGCCAGATATATGATTATGATTTCATGATGCTTATTTTATGTGTAGTTCATTGATGTTGGGACCATGGTATCGCCAACCGTGTATGCCAGGCGTTGCTTATGCTATCTTATGAATGACATGCCACAAGAGGCACTCGGAGATGCTATGCAAGCTCAATCAGTATCTCCCACATGGCCAACGGCATTCTATCTTCAAGCTGCTGCACTCTTCAGCCTTGGCATGGACAACGATGCACAGGAAAGTCTTAAAGACGGCACAATACTGGAAACCAGGAAGCATAGAAATTGAAACTGTATAGTCctttttttctcttgctttgaTTTCCCTTCATTTTATCAAGCCAAATTTCATAGTTACTAGTGTAGTTACTCGTGTGACGCAAGAGATACTTAACAAGATCTGCATGCTAGGAAGTTTATATGACTAAAATATATGGTACATAAAGTGTATCTTTCCCTTAGCAGCTCCCTTAGGCTGAAAGACACTTGATGGCTATGGCTATGGCCTACATATGCTTGTTCTTTTTGGTCCAATCTTGTGAATCACAATTTGTTCAAGCTTCTTAATTCTTATAGATGTTAATTTTTCCGGTCAGCCTCCTGTACCGTTATTTATGATCATATTCACTTAACAAACTGCATGGTATTTTTTACCTCTTAATCtttttgaattattattggttaataATCAAAGGTAAGAAACACTTTGTTACAAAGAACCTGAGACAATAAAACCTTAACCATCAACATCTTGATATTATCAATGTCATTGTGCTGTACATTTGTACTCAGTATTTAGCTTTTTCAATAGGTCTCAGGCTTAGTTTTGATTGGGTTTTGGAGAAAATGACAAATTAAGCTTCTTTATATGTGTCATCAACAAAAAATGACAAACCATACTACAAGTAGAAGACACTCCCCCTGTCATTTCTTCCAACATTGCATGTTCCATGGAATCTTTCATTTTCACAATGTTCATCTAATCATTACTATTGTAAGATTGAGTGGTTACCAGTACATCCAAAGGTATATACATTAATTAAGAATCAACTCTTAATTATTTAAGCTCACTGGCTATTATAAAGCTCTATAATCTGATTGTGACTCTAATCCCGCTTAAGGATGCTGATTCATAGCCAGCAATTATTTTATGAAGAGTAAGAAATAGAGGCTCTATCATAATAATTCCCTCCCCCCACCCAAAAAGAGTTGCCAAACTTTTACCCCTTTTTTCTTCTGCACATTGTATTTGAAGTATAGGTAGATCATGTCAAACAATCAAACCAAGCACAATTTGGTAGAAGCCTATGAAAGTGGGGTCAAATAAATGAAGCTATGCCTTTGAATATGATTATGGTCATATGGTGACTAATACTCTCACTTCCTAAGGATCTTCCAAGGTCCTGATCCTGTTCCAATCCTGCATAAACATAATTCATTGATTGATTACCTTGAATTCAACATAGTAAGAACTAAACATGCCTTGGAAAAGTGATCGTTTAGGAAAAATCCAACTGAATTTCTTACCTCAAGAAGCCAGCAAATGCTCTAAGACCCATATAGATGGTCAAAGCAACCCAAATTCCTATGAATGATGCTGATAAAAATAGTAGGCAAATGATGCTGACAACTGCCACTATAAGCTGACAATGAAGATAATGATTAAGTAAATCAATTTCTATCCAGAAAAGAACAATCTTTAGCAAAGTTTGGATGCTAACTTTGCATCATCTAGAACTACTTAAGATTCATAAAATATGCAGTATATAATCCCTTATTGCACGAAGACATGGAAGAAAATACACACCAAAGAGAATGCTGAATATGCAAAGTCAGATGCACCAAAGTTGATACCATCAAATACAAATGCCAAAGCATTGATGGGTTGGGTGGCTGCAACAAACTGAGAGAAACAATCAAACATAAATATAAGTCTCACAAATTTAGGGTGCTGAAAAGATTAGATACCAATGTACAAGAAATAGACTTACAGGTATTCCAATTTTTATGAGGTGGAGGACATCAACATCTCTTGTAAATAGTTTAGCTCCAAAAGGAAGTCCTGCACCAAGAATGAATGCAAGAGCCAATCCCAGAACCAAACCCATCTGCAATATAATTGTTTGTTAGTCTTGCAGCTAATTTAATTGAGCAAAGATtaggatctttttttttttcttaaaaaaatagaaatgtaAAGAACCTGTAATACTCGAGCTGCAGTCGCAGTGGCCTTGTCATAGTCCTTGGCAGCAAATGCGCCTGCAAGAATTGCCTGCAATCAACTTGATATTCTCAATAGAAGTTATGAACAAAAATAGATTGAAAGTAGGATGAAGTAAAAAATAGTGCATTATGTAAACAGAGGTATCAACCTGCCCAGCAACAGCAAGACCATCGGCAAGAAGAGATACTGCCAGCCAAATCTGCAGGCAGACTTGAAATGCAGCCATAGATTTTGATCCCTGGCGTGCAGCTAGTGAGGCGGCCAGAGTGACACAGAATGTTACAGCAGTTACTCTCATTAACAACAGAAAACCTGGATGACAAgaatgaaacaaaaaataatcTCAATGCTGAAATGCTACTTAACCTATTTGGCTATTTCCCAGGGATAATCAACTTGAAATGCTAGTTAACCTTACCATTTTTGAGAAATCGATCAAACTGCAGATGCTTGATGCTGGGAGGCATAAGATCAACTTTTTGCATCAATTTCCACAGGAGTATTACAGAAATTAGGTACCTGCATTCACAGTTAATTTGAAAATAAGAGATGACTAAGAGgcaaagaagcaaaagaaaaataagagttaACATTAGAGTATAGTTAGAGTATTCTAACTCCAATGAAATAAGACTTACTGAGATATAACATGAGCAATGGCTGCACCACTAACACCTAAGCGGAATACAAACATGAACAAAGGATCCAGTGCTATGTTGGTCAAATCTCCTGCCACTGGATCACATAAGAGAAAGGGTCATCAGAATTAGATGATATTAGGATATTGCAACACACAATTGATAAAATTTCAAGGCATACAAGTAGCATATAGAGGTGTTTTAGTGTCTTTAAATCCTCGGAAGACTCCCTGCATTGCTAACGAGAGAAGAACAGCCGGCGCGCCAAGAGATCTCAATGTCAGGTAGTTCTGTGCAGGTTTGAGCATGGGAGAgtccttcatgaaaaaaattgTGTACAATATGTTAAACAAAATGCTAAAGCGCTGAAACTAAAATGATCATTCTGCAAATGTTTATAAGAAACCACTTACATAATTTACTCCCATGAAGTGCAATAAAGGTTTTGCTGCAAATATGAGGAATATTGCCTGGACAAGGCCAAGAATACCACCAATTACCAATGCTGATGATGCAGAAGGGATATGCCTTCTCTTATGCTCAACCTTAACTACATTTGAGTCCATATGGATCAAATCTGGTTTCTGAACATCTCCATCTGTTATTACCAAAAAAAGTGCCTCAATGCCTTGTTGTGCAAGCTACGAAGCACGGACACACCAACTAAGTGACGTGTCACTTGTCCATGTTTTAAGAATTTTTGGCAGAACATAGACAGTAGGAATATTCGAAGAAAACATGACTAAAAACCAAACCACCATGATTTAGATAAGAATGGGAGAATGTTACCTTTATCTGGTATAAGTTCATTGATTTCAGCTTTCAGAATGGAACCTTCTTCCAAGGATTCACTATCCTCTACCAGAGGGCTGGCTGCTGTAAGGGCATCTTCCTCAGCCACAAAAGAAGTAGTCACACTGACGAGTGGGAAAATTGCAATCCTCGATATTTGATTGAAGAGAGCTATGGATACTCCTACAGCAGCAAGCTCCACTGCACCTGTATGCATAAACCAACGATATTTAACAGTGGACACGTTATACAACATTCAAGTATATATCACTTAGCCCTTAGACTTCATTTGGTAACTGTCTTAAGacagaaatacaaaaatattgaCAGACACAAACTTGTTTGGAGAAAGAGACAGATACATGGATATAAATAGAGACATGACCATTTTGTCTTATCTCTATctccttttttatattttctgcTATGAGACACTTAGCAAACTTGGAGTTAATGGTGGAACATATACCTATTCGGCCAATGAATGCTGTGTCAACCAGTGAAGCAATAGGATCAGCTGTCAAAGCCATAGCAGAAGGCACTGCAATTGACAATATTTCCCAACCAAGGTTGTCTGCTTTGAAAACAAGTCTGcagtaagaagaaaataaaataaaaagtcaaGAATTACACCTGTAGAAGAGAAACAATGAAGTAGCAATGAAAATAAGTACCTGGTGTCCCTAAATAAACTGCAAACTTGTGTTGAAATGAGTTTGTCAGCCATATTAAGGAAGCCAAATTAAGTTTTCTACTTATGAAACCAACATGAAGAGTTGTTGTTAATAGGGCCACTAAAATGATACTAGATACCAGAATTCAGACGCCAAAAATTTATATGTTCTccatatatatatgatttaataCTGGCCTAAAAATCAAAGAATAGTATCAATGATCAAGGAACAGTTATAACAAGTTGATAGAGCAGGTGGAGGCGTTTAGGAATTAATATAAGAGTGCCAACtggtaaaagaaagaaaaagaggacAGTTTCCTATGACACTTTCAGAGGAAGTTCACCAGAAATTTCCCTTTAGAGTGGCATTTAACTAAGAGATAGAAGATTTTGaatgaaaaggaagaaagagaCCCACCAAACTCTGATTCCAAATAAGACAAAGAAACTGCCTTGCAGATTCTTCTTCCTGAGTGAATTAAACAGCATTTTGCGGCACATGTTATGTCAATGTCATATAAATGCAAAGTGTTTTAGGTTTGGAAACTATGCGGAGCACATTCAGTGCCACCTTGAAATAATATCACTGCACATTATTAATGTGAAACAACTCCAAATGCAATTTTCTTCCCTCTCATCATCTGATAATAATTACATTGATTTTATTAAACTTGCACCATTGTGAACAACTATAGTATTAGGCCTAGTGGTAAGTGTTTGATCCAAGTATCCAACACATGGACTTGAACATGAATGGAAACATTTTGGAGTAAATGTATGTTAAGCAATTTGGGCTATCCTATACATATACAAATAGATTTATGCATGTGAAATGTGtgagactaaaattaaaatcatcaacTATTGGACGCACTAAAAATATGTTTGTGTCACACTCAAGTTCCGTGCAAGATTCAAGAGAACAAGTGAACAACCTAAGTTACATGGTAGCTGAGACTTTAATTCAAGTAGTAATTCATATGCCTCTTAATATGCTGCATCCGGGTTCAAACCCTGACAAATGCGTCAAATATTGAATATGAACCCTTTAGTATGTGTGCAATGTGGGTGTGTTGTGTTGTAATATTTAGGATTGAGAGTTATCCAATTCATCTCACAAAAAAAAACCTAAGTTACATTGAAAAAATTCACTTGCTGCTTCGTCCTCACTAGCCGCTCCCATGATCCGAGGTGGCATTTGGCTTACGTTTGtatcttaatattttattcttaataacaATCTTGTCTCTTAGAGGAAAAAAATGTTGGTATTTGTTACACTTCTTGGTACGGTGATTAAGACTGAATCCCAAACTTTATCTAAATAAATGAATAACATTACTTTTCTAGTTACGTACTTCAATGTTGCAACAAAAATCCTTGTCTAATTTATGTTTTGTACATTAAGATACATACTTTGTTTTAAATTAGGTACAAGAATTTCTTTTCTTCCGTGAATTTTACATGTGAATGTGATTAAAAGGTGAAAAGATGTAAAGGTTTAATGTAGGTGAAAAAGGTAAAACGTATAGATAAAGTGTCGTAAACTCTCACGTATCAGTGTATTTGGTCCTTAAGATCAAACCAAGTGATTAGTGATTACTAAAATGAACGAATCTATGCCGAGAGAATTTCGAATCGGGAACGGATTCTCTCCGCTGTTTTAAAAACTGGACATCGTCAATGGTATCATCTAAaccattaaaaattattaaaattaatggtaatgattaaaattaattttgaatttcacacaataaaatttaattgaataataatttctgtgggatcttttaatttttatttttaaaacataattatGAAAATCGAACCGAACATCCAATTCAACTGGATTAATTGGGAGTTGATTTTTTGACCGGTTTGGTTGGCACAAAAAATTACTTGGCAAAAAACTTGGGAGTTGATTTTTTGACCGGTTTGGTTGGCACAAAAAATTACTTGGCAAAAAACTGATCGAATCGATAGTTAATCGATAAACTGCATAAACCGGTCTAGTTTTGTTGATTATACTTtgttaaattttctaaaataattttattgacaaTTGGGTTTTTTTGGCAagttaatttttctataataatttctgtatgtaatttttaataattttattttatatttaattaaattaatttaaccaCGGTTCAATTACCAGTCACTCCACTAGTTTATTGACCAATTCAATTTTCACATCCTTGCTCTGAAGCCCCAAgcaaaatattaaatatgtatagtCATTATAACATCAATTACTGaaagaaattttatattttccGGTGTAATTTAAATTCAGAATGTGTTATTGTATGTCAAGATGTTAACAATTCAGCATAAGAAAATGGAATTATTTTAGACTCCTAACTATTCAGCAAAACTTGAAGCAGCAAGGCATACAACTGTAATATTAACCTGATTCCTGAATAGCAGGATGTCCTTacatttcaaaaatcatataaaatgtTCTACCCCAGATCTAAAATGACCAGCTGTAATTTTTCCCACCTAAGTCTCCATCAAAACCTCCCGATAATTATTTCTTGAAGAATCGCAAAAAGGTTAGCAGTATTCTTCGACTGCTGATTACAACGAGAATTGGTACATGAATGTGTGCAAAAATCTTGAAAAGTTAAAATCGTGTGTGGGCAAAACTCTTTAACGGGCTCCCATTTACCACAAGCCAATGGCTTTCCACCAAACTCCTCCAAGTCCAAGCCAGATTACAATGTTAACAATACTGATGAGGAATCCGTAGCCCCACCATTTGGCGAGTGGAACATAGTTGGCGCCGTAAAATACGGGGGCTGATCCAATCCCATAATGAGTAAGGCCGCCCATGAGGTTGGAGAGGAAGGAAAGCACCATGGCTCCAAAGAATGGTGGAGTTCCCAGAGCAGTGGCGACAGACAAGAAAGCAGTGAACATGGCACCT
Coding sequences:
- the LOC112736723 gene encoding serine/threonine-protein kinase BSK5 isoform X1, coding for MGARCSKFSLCWWPSHIKSNLHDLSDNDDGGKNEKDQWVGFNEYTWDQLKVATSGFSPENIVSEHGEKAPNVVYKGRLEDDRLVAVKRFNKSAWPDSRQFLEEARAVGQLRNERLANLVGCCCEGEERLLVAEFMPHETLSKHLFHWETQPMKWAMRLRVALYLAQALDYCSSRGRALYHDLNAYRILFDEDANPRLSCFGLMKNSRDGRSYSTNLAFTPPEYLRTGRITPESVVYSFGTLLLDLLSGKHIPPSHALDLIRGKNFSLLMDSCLEGHFSNDDGTEIVRLASRCLQYEPRERPNAKSLVTALTPLQKETSVLSYVLMGIPDGNVSSKETVSLTPFGEACSRRDLTAIHEILDKVGYKDDEDVANELSFQMWTNQIQETLNSKNLGDTAFRARDFSTAIDYYTQFIDVGTMVSPTVYARRCLCYLMNDMPQEALGDAMQAQSVSPTWPTAFYLQAAALFSLGMDNDAQESLKDGTILETRKHRN
- the LOC112736722 gene encoding protein DETOXIFICATION 42-like isoform X1; translation: MADKLISTQVCSLFRDTRLVFKADNLGWEILSIAVPSAMALTADPIASLVDTAFIGRIGAVELAAVGVSIALFNQISRIAIFPLVSVTTSFVAEEDALTAASPLVEDSESLEEGSILKAEINELIPDKDGDVQKPDLIHMDSNVVKVEHKRRHIPSASSALVIGGILGLVQAIFLIFAAKPLLHFMGVNYDSPMLKPAQNYLTLRSLGAPAVLLSLAMQGVFRGFKDTKTPLYATLAGDLTNIALDPLFMFVFRLGVSGAAIAHVISQYLISVILLWKLMQKVDLMPPSIKHLQFDRFLKNGFLLLMRVTAVTFCVTLAASLAARQGSKSMAAFQVCLQIWLAVSLLADGLAVAGQAILAGAFAAKDYDKATATAARVLQMGLVLGLALAFILGAGLPFGAKLFTRDVDVLHLIKIGIPFVAATQPINALAFVFDGINFGASDFAYSAFSLLIVAVVSIICLLFLSASFIGIWVALTIYMGLRAFAGFLRIGTGSGPWKILRK
- the LOC112736722 gene encoding protein DETOXIFICATION 42-like isoform X2 yields the protein MADKLISTQVCSLFRDTRLVFKADNLGWEILSIAVPSAMALTADPIASLVDTAFIGRIGAVELAAVGVSIALFNQISRIAIFPLVSVTTSFVAEEDALTAASPLVEDSESLEEGSILKAEINELIPDKDGDVQKPDLIHMDSNVVKVEHKRRHIPSASSALVIGGILGLVQAIFLIFAAKPLLHFMGVNYNYLTLRSLGAPAVLLSLAMQGVFRGFKDTKTPLYATLAGDLTNIALDPLFMFVFRLGVSGAAIAHVISQYLISVILLWKLMQKVDLMPPSIKHLQFDRFLKNGFLLLMRVTAVTFCVTLAASLAARQGSKSMAAFQVCLQIWLAVSLLADGLAVAGQAILAGAFAAKDYDKATATAARVLQMGLVLGLALAFILGAGLPFGAKLFTRDVDVLHLIKIGIPFVAATQPINALAFVFDGINFGASDFAYSAFSLLIVAVVSIICLLFLSASFIGIWVALTIYMGLRAFAGFLRIGTGSGPWKILRK
- the LOC112736723 gene encoding serine/threonine-protein kinase BSK5 isoform X2, with amino-acid sequence MGARCSKFSLCWWPSHIKSNLHDLSDNDDGGKNEKDQWVGFNEYTWDQLKVATSGFSPENIVSEHGEKAPNVVYKGRLEDDRLVAVKRFNKSAWPDSRQFLEEARAVGQLRNERLANLVGCCCEGEERLLVAEFMPHETLSKHLFHWETQPMKWAMRLRVALYLAQALDYCSSRGRALYHDLNAYRILFDEDANPRLSCFGLMKNSRDGRSYSTNLAFTPPEYLRTGRITPESVVYSFGTLLLDLLSGKHIPPSHALDLIRGKNFSLLMDSCLEGHFSNDDGTEIVRLASRCLQYEPRERPNAKSLVLSYVLMGIPDGNVSSKETVSLTPFGEACSRRDLTAIHEILDKVGYKDDEDVANELSFQMWTNQIQETLNSKNLGDTAFRARDFSTAIDYYTQFIDVGTMVSPTVYARRCLCYLMNDMPQEALGDAMQAQSVSPTWPTAFYLQAAALFSLGMDNDAQESLKDGTILETRKHRN